The window GATACATGCGGGAGGTCACCGCCTGGATTCAAATCCATGGCACGACCGAACCAGGCACCCCCGAGGACGAGGCGAAGCGCCGACATTTAGATGAGATCCGGGAGCGCCACTTCGGGTGAGAACGGTGCACCTTGGGCGCCTAACTACGCGTCCACGACCCGCAGGACCACATGATCACCAGTCCAGCTAGGCCGCTATCCGCCACCGCGAACGATCACCCTGGCTGAAGTACGGATCTGCCGACGAGAGGGCATTGAGTAGATCGACAACCCCTGAGATGGCGTGATACTCGAAGCCCGCCCTGCATATTCAGATGCTGTCGGTGGGCCTGAATGTCACACTGCCGTGGTGGAGACCTTCCGGTGTGCTGAGTGCGGGAACGCGCTGAGCGTCCCGGTCCGGTTGGTGGAACTGCCACCGCAACCGCCCTCGTCGCTTCTCGACTGCCACCATGTCAATCCGCCACTTCTCGACCCCGGTACCTATGCGATCGACGAGACGGCGTATGGGTGCGATCAAGTAGTCGACACCGTCGTGCTATCGCCCGGCGATGTACGTGGTACTCGAATCGTCCACGACCTCGTTTTCATCGGTTGCTGGTCCCTCGCCGGCGGGAACCTGTCTGTGGCCTGCGAAAGTTGCGGCGTTCTGGTGGCTTCTCGGACGGACGACTGCCGGGTGGCTCAGGAGACGCGCTTCTACCCTTCCGTAGTCGTCCGGGAAGCCAACGTCGATGGCGTCGATGACACAGCCGACCCGTTCGCGCTGATCGCTGACTGGGACAACGCTCCGTCCGACACCAGACGGCACGCCTGGCTACCGAAACCGACGCGTCCGCGACCTGAACTCACCGCGACCCGCTGGGGCGGCCGAGGCGTGAGGGAAGATCTCTATCGAGACGATCCGCCGGCTTGACAGGAACCCTGTCGTGCCGATGAGAGGGCGCTCCTCGGCGCTAGTCTCCCGCAAACCAAAGGTACAGGTGAGAGCCATTCTCGACTTCCCTGCACAGCCTTTCGGCTTCCGCCGCGGCGCCCTCTCCGATGATGCCGATAATGTGCTGATCGGAGAGTTCCCGTCGCAGTCTCTCAGCTTGCCGCGAATTGAATATGGCGTCGGCGTACGGCAGAAGGCTACTCAAACACGGAAACCTTTCTGGATCTAACTCAGCCAACGCTTGAGACCATTTTATCCCCTGCGACCCGCGAGTCACTACTTCGCGATTCTCCCTACGCACTTGCATATCAATCATAAAGATCTCCTATGGTGGCCTCGTTAGTCTTGGCGTGCCTTGGCGGTCACCGTCAAACGGTCCGTCGGTCACGGCGGCAAGATCGCGGTTGCTGACGTTAGGAAGGTTGTCGCCGGTCGCCGCCGATCCAGGAACCAGCTGGTCGTAGATCGCCCGAGCGCTTTCAACTCGCCGCCGAATCGTGTGAGGGCCAGTAGCTCGGCACCCCTCGCGCGAATTATAGGACAGTCGAGAATCCGCAGGTTCCGCGGCGGGACCCGCCCTGGAATACCAAGTTCCGTTCGACTCTCATGGCACCCCTCTGTGTCAAGGTGTGGCGAGGAGCGGTGTTCTAAGGTGGTCTTCGGCGGGTCCGGGAAGTGACTTCTCCGAAGTGTCGATCTTGGGGTTTTGGTCGGCCGCGCTGGATTGCAGAGTCGCCCCCGCTTGTCCTCCCGGGCCCGTCCTGAGCCGCTTGGCGTCGGCGACCATCTGCCGGAAGACGACGTCGGAGAGCCGGCGTTTCAGTGCCCGCATGGCTTCCATCGTGGTCTTGCCTTCGGCGAGCTTGCGCCGGTAGTAGCGGCGGCCTTCGGTGTCGTTGCGGAGCTGGACGACGGCCATGATGTGCAGGACCCGGTTGATGCGCCGGTTCCCGGCCCGCGACAGCCGGTGCCGGTTCTGATCGCCGGAGGACGCGTCGATCGGGGCGGTGCCGTTCCAGGACGCGAAGTGCCCGCGGCTGGTGAACCGGCTGACATCGCCGATGTCACCGATCAGACGGGCGGCGCCGGACGGGCCGATCCCGTGCAGTTTCTGCAGCTCGCTGCCGGTGGATACGACCAGTTCGGTGAGCTCGGCGTTCGCAATCTTGATCTTCTTGTCGATGGTGACGAGTTCGTGGATCAGTTCGGAGGCCAGCCAGCGGCGGGTCTTGCCGACGACGTCACGCGGCCGGACGGTGTTGAGCAGGGCGCGGGCCTGTTGGGCGGACAGGAACTTCTTCGCTCCGCCGGGCACGAGCTCGAGCAGGAGATGGTGCAGCCTCGAGACGACCTCGGTGCGGGCCCGGCCGAGCTGGTCACGGCGGTCGACCAGCAGCCGCAACGCCACCGTGGTGTCATCGGCGATGACCCGTCGCAGCTCAGGAGTTCGCAGGGCGACGACGGCGACGCTGTGGGCGTCGACGGGGTCGGTTTTGCGGCCTTGGCCGGTGGAGAAGACCCGGGCTCGGGCGGACAGTTTCGCGGGCACGTCCAGGACGGTTTCGCCGTCGGCGACCAGGCGCTGGGCGACGTGCCGGCCGATGCCGCTGCAGCCCTCGACCGCCCAGATCCGGTCGGTGTGCTTGCGGCCGGCGGACAGCATGGCCTGGTAGCCGTCGGTGTCGGTGCCGAATCGGCCCTTGCCCTGAACGCGCTCGCGCTGGTCGATGATCTCGATAGTCGCGGAGCGTTTGTGCGGGTCTACGCCGATGATGACCTGGCCCATGTGCTTGCCTCTCCTCGAACCGACAAACGTGTCGGCGGGAGGGCAGCGCTACTTTGAGCTGGGCATACCCCTCTGGAGCCACTCCGCGCCGCGGTGACCGGCAGGCGCATGCCATGAGTGAGTCACACCAAGCCTGCGGTGGACAGCCGCGTGCGAGCGATCCCACCGGTCACCTCGACCAAGCCTGGCCGGGCTGCGGTCGTACTTCAATGAAACAAGTAGCCGCGGTCCGGGCGCGGCGAGGTTTGGCACCTCGGTCGAGCACGAGCAGGACGGCCCGCCAGCCGGCCTGAGCAGCTCGGTCAGCCGCGGTTGCCGACGTCCGCAACGAGCAGCAGCGAACGGAGAACCCGATAGGCGACCTCCTGCTGCTGCAGCACCCGCGCGTCGTTACGGAAGGACACGCTCCAGCCGGTCGGCAGATGGGTGAATCGAACCGACGCCGTGGCCGGATTCCGCGTGCACGCCATATCCAGCCGGACATCCTGGTCTCGCAAGGTCTCCGGATCATCGTCCTCGACCAGCGGGGCTACGGTGACGGTGACCTTGGCTGCCCCGGCGTGATGCCGGCCGGCCTCGGCGCGCAGCAGGCCGTACGCGTACGGCGCGGCCACGACTAGCGCTCCTTCCCGCAGGCGCCACTCCGGCGGGACGTCGTCGGGCACCACGATGACGCGGCCGTACCGCTCGGCCCATTCGCGGTATCGCCGCAGCACGGTTGCGACCATCGTCACCGCGTCCTCGTCGGTTCCGATGGCGCGAACGACGACCACGGCGCCCCGAAGGTCGTAGGGGCCGTCGAGGCGCATCCGGGTCTGCAGGTCCGCGATGGCGTAGCTCAGTGCGGCGGCCTCGGCCTGCAGGTCAGCGAGGACCGCATCGTCGTGGGTGTCGACCGCCAGCGCGAGTAGCTGTAGCGCATCGTCGAGCCGCCTACGCACCGTCTCGGCGCGGGTCAGCTCACGGGTGACGACGGCGAGACGGACGCCGACCGCCCGCCCACGCGCGGGATCCCTTCACAGATCCGCCGCGACCGCCGCGGTCTCCAGCTCAGCCCGGAGCCGGCGGAGCCGCTCGAGGCCAGGCGCGGTCGAGCGGACGACCGTGGCGAGGTCGTGCAGACGACTGGTCAGCTCTTTGGCGGTCACCCATCCAGTTTAGGGATCGGCACTCTGCAGCTCATGCTCGTTGTCGGCGATCTCTGCAGTCGAAACATCGAGATATGAACCGGCCGTTGTGGTGTGAGGGTGCACTGATCTGCCGTTGCGACACGAGGTCGCACTTTTGCGAGTGGACTCGCAGTTAGGAGGACCGGCGTGATGTCGGTGGTGTAGTCCCGGGCGCGTGCTCGTTGCCTGGCCCCTTCCCTGGCGTGCGTCGCTGGTAACGGCGGGGTGCGAAGCCCGGGGGAAAGCCGAAGGATCTCCGTCCCATCGTGGAGGTCACGGGTGAGGGGCAGACCGGACGGGTGAATTGCGTGAACCTTCGTTGATGCTCCGTGAATAGTGGCTCCGCGCGATGGGATGTTGAGGCGGGGTGTTGGGACAGGCCGCCCTCGTGGTGGCAGGCGCTGGCCGGGCACGGCATTCGGTCAGGAGAGCACCGCTGGTCCCCGGAGTAGAGAGGGCACCCACCCCGGTCGTAACTCGTGAGTGTGGAACGTGGAAACCCCGACGGGGTCCACCCGCCTGTTGGTGGGTGGTAAGCCGACCGTGAGGAAGGCCCAACTCCTCGGCGGGAACAGGATGACCCGAGAAGCGAACGCCGGTGGCCGAAAGGCGACAGGAAACCGAGAGCCGCATCGCTGGTCCCTTCTATCAGGGGTTCTCGGATAACTGGCCGGATACCGGGCCTGGGTGCCCGGCCGCGAAAGCGGGCTGACGCGGGTCAGGTGAGCCTGCGCGGAAACGTTGACGATGAAGCCAGTACCGATGGACAAGTTAGACACCGTCCCTCGGGACGGTGAACGGACCTGAGGACGATGCCGCTCACCGAGCTGGCACCGTATGGCGTCGGCTCAATCGATCTTCGCGGGCTTGCTTGAGCCGGATGCATGGAAATCGTGCACGTCCGGTTCTGAGGGGGCGGCGGCGCAGCAATGCGCCGTCGCTACCCGGCCGAGTCGTGTGCCGTAGATCGTCAGGAATCCTGAGGATCTCCGCTGCAGTCCGTTCGTGCTGATGTCAAAGCGTCCCGGCATCGCCCGAGATACCCAGCCACGGGTCGGCGCGTAGGGCGGCGAGAGTCTCCAGGTTGTATTCGGTGGCAGTCGCCACGAGCGCATCAAGGGCCGGGAACTCGTCCACGCCTCCTTGAGTCAGCCAGCACACCCGAGGCGGCGAGGCGATGTCGAGCAGGACGACGCTCAGGTTCGATTCGGCCGCACCAATGATGAGGTAGCGGTCGCGGGAAAGCCCGAACTGCCAGCCGCTGCCCTCGTCGTACGCCTCGACGATCATCCAGGCCTCTTCGGTCGCCGGCCCGTCGAGCAACTCTGAGATCGGGAACAGGTCTGTCTGTCCGTCGAGTCCAGTCCAGCCATCGCAGTAGGTCAGAAACTCTGCATATGGCGGGGGTAGGTTGACACGTTGTCTGAGCGCATCCAGCTTCGATGGGTCCGCGCCCGGGTTGGGGCCGCCGTGCCGAAAGATCGCATGAACGTCGGCCAGTGCGACGTCATGGTTGACGGCTGCTGCCCGGTCCATCACATCTCGGACCGTGAGTTCCACGTCAGCCTTTCCGTTGCCGGTAGTCGTCAGCCACGCCGCGGCGGTTTGTTAGATCGATGATCCACCGTTGTCGGCATATCAGCCGGACGAGATTAGGTGGTGGCTGACGGTTCGATAGGCATGGGTCCAAGAGTCAACTCTCATGGCCGCCGAGCGGATGGAGCGCGAGTTTGCGTTGAACGCCGACCCGACTGTGCAATGCTGCGAACGAGTCCGCCTGGGCAGGAAGCCCAGCGTTGACGGGGATGCTGGATTCTGAAGTCACGAGTTGTCGAAGCGGTAGGCGAACGGCCGGTCTGTGCAGCTCGTGCAGACGAACAGGTACATGCCGCCGACGTCGCCGATCATCAAGCCGGTGGGGTTCTGCTCCGTTGCGGAGTACCAGGCAGCACCGCTGGGAACGGGTGGGACGGGCCGGTCCTCCAGCGGGACCCATCGCTTGCCGTTGGCATCGTCGAAGTCCAGGCTCGCCACCGTCAGCAGGTGATTCATCACCTTGCCGCAGTCGCAGACGGGCCAGTCCGGCAGTTGGACCCACCCGGGGTAGCCGCCGATCTTGGTGCCGGGCGCCACCGAGAGGTCGGCTTCGTAGTCCCATCCGGTCGCAGACTTGAGCTGAGAGAATCGGTCCTCCAGCAGCTGCCGGACATCCTTCGGCAGATCCCATGACGGGTACTCAGTCACCCGTTCCGGATCGAGCAGGCAACGGCGTGGAACCCGCTCCGGGTCCGATTCCGGGTCCGGTTCCGGCATGGCGGGTCGGCGGGCGCCGACATCGGCGCGGCGACGCCACCGTAACTCCGGCCGGGGGAAGCTGTCGTGGTCGAAAGGGCACCACAGGACCTGTAGTACGTCCGTGCCGTCCGGGAAGGGGATCTCGGGCACGTCCTCGGCGAACAACTGGAGTATCGGCACGAGCGGTGGTTCCGGCTCCGCCGGGCTGACGTAGTCATGATCGTACGGATCGGCGTCGCAACACCTTGGCCACGGTTCATCGACCGGCCAGAGCAACGGACCACCGACCGAACTCTGATCAGCCGTCGGTTCGCCCGGCCGCGGATGGAGTCGAACCGCCACCCGGCCGAACGGACCAAGCTCAGGCCACAACAGTGAGACATCCATCAGGGCCGGCGCAGTGGTATGACGCTTCATGGCGACATCCTGTCAATCGGCCCCACAAGCCGGTGCACAGGATCACGATCGAGGCTGGCCTCAACGGGTCTATCAGGCAAACGAACTTAACTGGCCGCGAACCGATCGCCACGGAGCGTGGCGGCCAGCGGAGCAGTTCGGCTCGCGGACATGCCGATGTGAAGACGCCTCGCGGACCGCGGCTTACGATGACCCGAATGTCTGCTGGCGCTCGCGCGAAAGAGATGCAATGGGCTACAACTTCCACATGACGCGAGCCGCAGACTTCTGGGAGAGCGAGGAGACTCCCATCGACAAAGAAGAGTGGGAACAACTCGCCGACAACACGTCAGATCTGGTGCTCGAGGGGCACGTGGGCTGGAGCGACATTGGTCCGCAGCGCGTCTACGCCGTGTCTGGCGAGTCGTTTCTTGGCGGCGGGGTCAGGTGGAGATCGAGGGCTACTACTCTGACCGCGCTGAACGAATCGCCAACCAGCTCGCCATATCGCTGGGCGGCCGAGTTCAAGGCGACGACGAGGACTGAACCTCTTTGTCCGGGTTGTCGCTCGGCGTCTTGTCATGCCGATGTGAGTGCGTCGTCACTGCCGCTCAAGTGCGAGTCGCGCTCCGAATCCGATCATGGCAACGCCGGTTGTTCCATCTAAACAGCGGCGGACCTGCCTGCGAGCCAGCACTCTCCGAGCGCGGTGCATCACGGCAGTAAGAGTAAGGAGATACAACAGCGAGAGGGAGGCGTGGCTCAGCGCGAACAGCGCCAATGCCACCGTGCCGGCGCCGGGGTTCAGGAACTGCGGCAGAACGGCGACGTAGAACACCAGGACCTTGGGGTTGGTGATGTTCGAAACGAAGCCCTGACGCCATCCGCGCCGAGTGCCCTGGCCACCGCTCGCGCTTGGAACCGCATACCGGCCCTGCCAGGCGGAGCCCAGCAGCCGTAGTCCCAGGTATAGCAGGTAAGCAGCGCCCACCCACTTGACGATCTGAAACACCGGCTGCGCCCGAACGACCAGGGCGCCAAGCCCCAGAATCGCCGCAGTGCCCTGAACAGCATTTGACGAAGCGACTCCGGCAGCGCACCACATCCCCCGACGACGACCACCCGACATGGTGTTTCCGACCACCACGGCGAAGTCCGGGCCCGGGATTAGCACCACGACGACAGCGAAGGTCAGATAGGCGGCATACGAAGTCCAACTCACCGGCATCACGCTAACCGTGCCCACGAACGAAGTCTGGCGAGAAACGGACATCGCATCCCGGCTGATCGGAAACTTACTCTCGTGCCGCAGACAAAGAGCCCTACAACGGGCGGCAGTGGGCGGCAGTGGGTGCTAACTGGGTTGCCAGGCCTTGATCCTCCGGTCAGCGAACTCGGTCTGACCAGTCGGCCAAAACTGTACTCGCCAAGCGGGCGCTGTTGCGTTGGGCGATCAGGTGTTCTGTTGTCGGCTCGGCCGCGTACTCAGGCAGAGTTGATCAGTGAAGCCTGCAGCCTGTTCGTGTCAGTCGTCTCCTGCGACGTCAGCGTTCGCCGGCTTCCGGTTTCCGTCCGAGCCGCCGCCGCAGGACGCGCCGCCTGAACGGACAAACCTCAACTCAACAAGCTACGAAACGCCAATAAGAGACGAAACCGACCGATAAGCTCAAGCCACCAGGTGGGGACTTTCACCGAGCAGCCCTGGGGACTTCCGCGAAGCCTCATCAACGCGGCCCGGTTCGTCCGGCACTACCCGGGTGACCGCTGGTTCGTTGACGACACTCATGTGAAGGTCAACGGCGTCTGGCGATACGTGTACCGGGCCATCGACCAGCACGGGGCAGGTCATCGACGTGCTGGTGTCCGCCCGGCGGGACGCGGCTCAGCGGTTCTTCACCCGCGTCTTGGCCACGTTGAAGGTGGTGCCGGTCGAGGTGGTGACCGACGCTGCAGCCGTCTACCCCGCTGTCCTCGCCGACCTGGTCCCGGCCGCGTGGCATCACGTCGAACGGTATGCGAACAACCCGGTCGAGGCCGATCACGGTCGGCTCGAACACCGGCTCCGGCCGATGCGCGGACTACGGACCGACCGGAGCGCCCAGACCGTCATCGCCGGACACGCCTTCATGCAGAACCTCCGCCGCGGGCACTACGAGACCGTCACCCCGGCTTCGGTTCGTCGCCGCGTTCACCGAACTCGCGCCGGCGATCTGACTCAGCAGCCAGGCCGGGCCGAACGCGTCTCCCGATCGAACAACGCAACAGCGCCCGTCAGCGCCGCGGTGGCCGGCAACAGCCGGTTCATTTGTCGGCGATCGTCCGGTGCCCGAGACGTCGGGGTCGACAGCGCTTCGCCTCTGACGGAGCCGGCCAGGATGCCGGCCCCGTCAGAGGCGGGTAGGAGCTATCGGAAGGGCCCGCCGGTCACAACTGGCTGAAGAAGACGCCAAAGGTTCCCAGCGCGGACAGGATGGTGACGGGTACGCCCCACCATCGGATGCGCGGGATCAGAAACCACCACGCCCCCATGGGTCCGATCAGCAGAACCGCCGCGAGCAGGCCCCAAAAGACGGCGCCGAGTGTGGTACCTCGTTGTCCCGGCCAGGCGTTGACCTCCCAGAGCAGCTGAACGACGGCGCCGGCAGCGAACAGGGGTCCGAGCAGAGCGAGCATCAGTGCGGTCGTCACCCGCACCGCGGTCAGGATCACTCGGGCGGCCGGGCTCCCGCGGTAGGCCATGGGTGTCATTGCATCACCCGAACCTGGTCGGTGCCCACGAACGGAACACCGTCACGCAGTGTTCCGGATAGGGACAGGGCGGTGTCGCCGCTGCGCAGACCCAAGGCGGGGGTGGACACGTGCAGGAGCTGGTCCGCTCGACCATCACCGTTGACGTCCTGGACGCCGGCCTTCTCGACCGTGGCGGCGGCCGGACCGACGCGTACCGAGGCGACCTGCACCCGGGTGGCGTCGAAGTCCTCGGTCGACAGGATCGCGATGGGGGTGACGCCCTTGCTCTTGAGGTTGATGGGGTTGTCGGCCGAGCCCGGCTTGACATCGATGGCCACGGCCACCGCGGTCCGGGAGGTGAACGAGCTCGCCGCGTCGTTATCGGTGATCACCAGGGTGGCTTTGAACCGCTGGCCGGCCGGCAGTGTGGTGCCGGCCTTGGCGCCGTGAAGTACCCGCTCGGTCCCGTCAGCCAGTCGCACATACCAGTCATAGGAGGTGATGGTGCCGTCCGAATCGGTGGACTTCGAGGCGTCGAGCTTAAGCACGGTTCCGTCGACGCTCATGTCGAACGCTCCGACGGGGGCCTGGTTCGGGGCCTCGGTCTGGGTCACGCGCAGCTTGGCCTCCTCGCCCTGCGGATCGACGTCTGCGCCGTTCATCGACACCTGCCAGGTGCCCAGTTCCGGGTGCGGGACGGTCAATTGATCCCAGGTGGGACCGTGGGTGTTGGTCGCGCCATCGGGCTGTGCCGTCCGGTCGTAGGTCTTGCCGGAAGGCGACTTGAGCGTCAGTTGGATGTCGCTGCCCGGCCACTCGATACCGACGTTGACGGCGTCCTGCGGCGAGTTCACGTTGAAGCTGGTGGTAGCGGTCTCAAACGGCATGACCATGAAGTGAGGGCGGTCGTCGCTGGTCAGTTCCTTGAGGATCGCCTGGGCGATGGCAGCGTGGCCGGGTGGGGTGGGGTGAACCTTCCCGGGCTCGGTGACGCCGTAGAACCATTCGTTGGCGCTACAGAACTCATGGCCGGCGAAGTAGGGGTTCGGGTCCACGTAGCGGAACCCGTTGAGTTCGGCATTGCGTTTGATGATGGCGTTGAGTTCGAGGGTCTTCTCGTGGATCCATCGTTGGTCGGCCTTCTCGATCAACTGGCAGCTCCAGTCAGTGCCGTCCTTGGTGAAGAAGGTCGGGTAGCCGATGACGACACGTTCGGCGTACGGTGCCCTGGCACGAGCGCCGCTGAAGACGGTGGGATAGGGGACGACCTTCTGCAGCTTCCGGTCACCGTTGTCGCCGCCACCGTCGAGGCGGGTGAACGCCGCGGCCAAGGGCTTGGTGACCTTGTCATCTTCGTAGCAGTCGTTCCACGGCTGTAGTTCCATACCCAGTGCGCACTCTTCGTAGATGGTCGCGAAGCCGGAGTCGTTGCCGCCGATGGTGAAGGTGACCAGACGAGTGCTGTTGTCGAGGTGCGTCAACTGCGGCTTCTCGTTCCAGACCCCTTCGTCGTCCTCGTGGAGGTCTTCGTCGTAAGCGCGGGGGGTGTAGAAGTCCTGGGTCACGCCGCCTTGGCAAGCGTTGAAGTCCAGGTCCAATCCGAGTTTCTTCGCCACGATGTGGCTGTAGGCCAACGTCGAGCGCTGACAGTCGTTGTCGCCGCCCCAGGTGTCGGGGTGAGTGCCGGTAGCGTAGCTGCCCATACCGAAGCCGGAGGAGTACGAGTCGCCGAGGGCCACATAGCGGGTCAGCGGAGCGGCCCCGCCACGGATCCGAAAGACATGCCGACCCGGTTGTCTGCTCTCGGTGCTGTTGTTGGCGAGACCAGTCGCGGCGGAGTCGAGGAAGGCACCGTTGACTCCGGAGCCGGGCATTTCGAAGAAGGTGCCGGGCTGGCCGGAGCCGGAAGAGAATCCCGCACGGGCGGAGCTGCCACCCAGGCCTCCGCGGCCGCCGCTCGCGTCGCCGGTCTCCCATTGGACTTGGTCGTAGTTGAACACGATGTCCAGATCGCCGCTGTTGCCGTGCTCCACCAGCAGCAACTGGAAGGTGTTGGTCTTGTCGCTGTGGTAGTTGTAGTAGCCCACGGACTTCCAGCTGACGCAGACCGCGCGGCGCCCCTCGTAGACCGTGTTGCCCCAGCCGTAGCCGACGATCCCACTGCCTCCCCCGACGCGGGTGTCCACGTCAGCGAAGAACGGTGCGATGATCGGCGTACGGGTGCCGGTCAACCCGAACGGGGTGTACGCACTCAGCGGCGCGTCGAAGGTGAC of the Actinoplanes sichuanensis genome contains:
- a CDS encoding SMI1/KNR4 family protein — encoded protein: MELTVRDVMDRAAAVNHDVALADVHAIFRHGGPNPGADPSKLDALRQRVNLPPPYAEFLTYCDGWTGLDGQTDLFPISELLDGPATEEAWMIVEAYDEGSGWQFGLSRDRYLIIGAAESNLSVVLLDIASPPRVCWLTQGGVDEFPALDALVATATEYNLETLAALRADPWLGISGDAGTL
- a CDS encoding LysE family translocator; this encodes MGTVSVMPVSWTSYAAYLTFAVVVVLIPGPDFAVVVGNTMSGGRRRGMWCAAGVASSNAVQGTAAILGLGALVVRAQPVFQIVKWVGAAYLLYLGLRLLGSAWQGRYAVPSASGGQGTRRGWRQGFVSNITNPKVLVFYVAVLPQFLNPGAGTVALALFALSHASLSLLYLLTLTAVMHRARRVLARRQVRRCLDGTTGVAMIGFGARLALERQ
- a CDS encoding nidogen-like domain-containing protein; amino-acid sequence: MAAGFLPPAAAQAATSGAVIDSSNCMANWLPANDDNSTSAVLLPFKVNFYGATYERMYVNNNGNVTFDAPLSAYTPFGLTGTRTPIIAPFFADVDTRVGGGSGIVGYGWGNTVYEGRRAVCVSWKSVGYYNYHSDKTNTFQLLLVEHGNSGDLDIVFNYDQVQWETGDASGGRGGLGGSSARAGFSSGSGQPGTFFEMPGSGVNGAFLDSAATGLANNSTESRQPGRHVFRIRGGAAPLTRYVALGDSYSSGFGMGSYATGTHPDTWGGDNDCQRSTLAYSHIVAKKLGLDLDFNACQGGVTQDFYTPRAYDEDLHEDDEGVWNEKPQLTHLDNSTRLVTFTIGGNDSGFATIYEECALGMELQPWNDCYEDDKVTKPLAAAFTRLDGGGDNGDRKLQKVVPYPTVFSGARARAPYAERVVIGYPTFFTKDGTDWSCQLIEKADQRWIHEKTLELNAIIKRNAELNGFRYVDPNPYFAGHEFCSANEWFYGVTEPGKVHPTPPGHAAIAQAILKELTSDDRPHFMVMPFETATTSFNVNSPQDAVNVGIEWPGSDIQLTLKSPSGKTYDRTAQPDGATNTHGPTWDQLTVPHPELGTWQVSMNGADVDPQGEEAKLRVTQTEAPNQAPVGAFDMSVDGTVLKLDASKSTDSDGTITSYDWYVRLADGTERVLHGAKAGTTLPAGQRFKATLVITDNDAASSFTSRTAVAVAIDVKPGSADNPINLKSKGVTPIAILSTEDFDATRVQVASVRVGPAAATVEKAGVQDVNGDGRADQLLHVSTPALGLRSGDTALSLSGTLRDGVPFVGTDQVRVMQ
- a CDS encoding IS110 family RNA-guided transposase, which codes for MGQVIIGVDPHKRSATIEIIDQRERVQGKGRFGTDTDGYQAMLSAGRKHTDRIWAVEGCSGIGRHVAQRLVADGETVLDVPAKLSARARVFSTGQGRKTDPVDAHSVAVVALRTPELRRVIADDTTVALRLLVDRRDQLGRARTEVVSRLHHLLLELVPGGAKKFLSAQQARALLNTVRPRDVVGKTRRWLASELIHELVTIDKKIKIANAELTELVVSTGSELQKLHGIGPSGAARLIGDIGDVSRFTSRGHFASWNGTAPIDASSGDQNRHRLSRAGNRRINRVLHIMAVVQLRNDTEGRRYYRRKLAEGKTTMEAMRALKRRLSDVVFRQMVADAKRLRTGPGGQAGATLQSSAADQNPKIDTSEKSLPGPAEDHLRTPLLATP